A stretch of the Tardiphaga sp. 709 genome encodes the following:
- a CDS encoding DUF1223 domain-containing protein, protein MKSFGGISQWTGALSVCAAIAASGSALAQPRAVVELFTSQGCSSCPPADKIIGDLAKDPSVIALSMPIDYWDYLGWKDTLADSRFSARQKAYSQMRGDRDVYTPQVVVNGATQVIGSDADRIQGAISETKKGTVMTVPVSMSVSGKHVNVSVAASSNAPDTAHGEVWICSVSKAVPITVGRGENRGKQLTYYNVVRNWLKVGDWTGNAANWTLPLENISRDGVDAAVVYVQDGTRDKPGAMRGAAYTSLQ, encoded by the coding sequence ATGAAATCCTTTGGCGGCATATCGCAGTGGACAGGCGCGCTCAGCGTATGCGCCGCCATTGCAGCGAGTGGTAGCGCGCTGGCTCAGCCCCGGGCCGTGGTGGAGCTCTTCACCTCGCAGGGTTGCTCGTCCTGCCCGCCTGCAGACAAGATCATCGGCGACCTCGCCAAAGACCCGTCCGTGATCGCATTAAGCATGCCGATCGACTACTGGGACTACCTTGGCTGGAAGGATACGCTGGCCGACTCGCGTTTCAGCGCGCGTCAGAAAGCCTATTCACAGATGCGCGGAGATCGCGACGTCTACACGCCGCAAGTCGTTGTCAACGGCGCCACTCAGGTGATCGGCAGCGATGCCGATCGTATCCAGGGCGCGATCAGCGAAACCAAGAAAGGCACTGTGATGACGGTGCCGGTGTCGATGTCGGTTTCCGGCAAACACGTCAACGTGTCCGTTGCCGCATCGAGCAATGCGCCGGATACGGCGCATGGCGAAGTCTGGATCTGTTCCGTGTCGAAGGCAGTGCCGATCACGGTCGGTCGCGGTGAGAATCGCGGCAAGCAACTGACCTACTACAATGTCGTCCGGAACTGGCTGAAGGTCGGTGACTGGACCGGCAACGCCGCCAACTGGACGCTGCCGCTGGAGAACATCTCCAGGGATGGAGTCGATGCGGCCGTCGTTTATGTGCAAGACGGCACGCGCGACAAGCCCGGCGCGATGCGCGGCGCGGCCTATACGTCGCTGCAGTAA
- a CDS encoding DUF2794 domain-containing protein has protein sequence MNVIPGDAEPTENRAATGSAAAAPVVSFNRLELSRILNLYGRMVSDGEWRDYAIDFLRDRAVFSVFRRSSEVPLYRIEKDPRLARKQGMYSVISAGGLILRRGQELDRVLLVIDRKLAVV, from the coding sequence ATGAATGTGATTCCGGGAGATGCTGAGCCCACCGAGAATCGCGCGGCGACGGGCTCTGCCGCCGCCGCGCCGGTCGTCAGCTTCAACCGCCTTGAGCTCAGCCGCATCCTCAATCTGTACGGCCGTATGGTCTCCGACGGCGAGTGGCGTGATTACGCCATCGACTTTCTGCGCGACCGCGCGGTGTTCTCGGTGTTCCGCCGCTCGTCGGAAGTGCCGCTGTATCGCATCGAGAAAGATCCGCGACTGGCGCGCAAGCAGGGCATGTATAGCGTGATTTCGGCTGGTGGCCTGATCCTGCGCCGCGGCCAGGAACTCGACCGCGTGCTCTTGGTGATCGATCGCAAGCTGGCGGTGGTGTAA
- a CDS encoding GNAT family N-acetyltransferase — protein sequence MSDIEIRPAVAADLPAITAIYDEAVQFGTATFELIPPDLAEMTRRFEALGSGGYPYLVVVLEGQVVGYAYAGAHRPRPAYRFTVENSIYLDPKAQRRGVGGKLLARLIAECESRGYRQMVAVIGDSANAGSIAVHRNAGFQMVGVHPDVGFKFDRWLDTVSMQLALGDGARTLP from the coding sequence ATGTCCGATATTGAAATCAGACCCGCAGTCGCGGCGGATCTGCCCGCGATTACCGCGATCTATGACGAGGCGGTGCAGTTCGGCACGGCCACGTTCGAACTGATCCCGCCAGATTTGGCCGAGATGACGCGGCGTTTCGAGGCGCTGGGGAGCGGGGGCTATCCGTATCTTGTGGTTGTGCTGGAAGGCCAGGTTGTCGGCTATGCCTATGCCGGCGCGCATCGCCCGCGACCGGCCTATCGTTTTACCGTCGAGAATTCGATTTATCTCGATCCGAAAGCCCAGCGGCGAGGCGTTGGCGGCAAACTTCTGGCGCGGCTGATCGCCGAATGCGAGAGTCGCGGCTACCGCCAGATGGTCGCGGTGATCGGTGACAGCGCCAATGCTGGCTCCATCGCGGTTCATCGCAATGCCGGGTTTCAGATGGTTGGGGTGCATCCCGATGTCGGTTTCAAGTTCGATCGCTGGCTTGATACCGTTTCGATGCAGCTCGCACTTGGCGACGGCGCCCGCACGCTGCCCTGA
- a CDS encoding Bax inhibitor-1/YccA family protein: MSDLDRNYASPFGRAGARDAAAVDAGLRSYMLRIYNYMTIGLAITGLAALGVYMAAVTTDPSGAAARIGSSYLTPFGYAMFVSPLKWVFILAPLVMVFAISFGINRLKPATAQLLFWAFAALMGISLSSIFLVYTHTSIVRVFFITAASFGALSLYGYTTKRDMTGMGSFLLMGLFGIIIASVVNIFVASSMLQFIVSVVGVLIFAGLTAYDTQRLKNDYIYGYASQGGDIAERAAITGALSLYLNFINLFTLLLQLLGQRE, translated from the coding sequence ATGTCGGATCTAGACCGTAACTATGCTTCCCCCTTCGGCCGGGCCGGCGCGCGCGATGCCGCTGCCGTGGACGCCGGACTGCGCTCCTACATGCTGCGCATCTACAACTACATGACGATCGGTCTGGCCATCACCGGCCTGGCTGCTCTCGGCGTGTACATGGCCGCCGTGACCACGGACCCGTCGGGCGCTGCTGCCCGGATCGGTAGCTCCTACCTGACGCCGTTCGGCTACGCGATGTTCGTGAGCCCGCTGAAATGGGTATTCATCTTGGCGCCGCTGGTGATGGTGTTCGCCATCTCGTTCGGCATCAACCGGCTGAAGCCGGCTACCGCGCAGTTGCTGTTCTGGGCCTTCGCGGCTCTGATGGGCATCTCGCTGTCGTCGATCTTCCTGGTGTACACGCACACATCGATCGTGCGGGTGTTCTTCATCACCGCTGCCTCGTTCGGTGCGCTGAGCCTCTACGGCTACACAACCAAACGTGATATGACGGGCATGGGCTCGTTCCTGCTGATGGGCCTGTTCGGCATCATCATCGCGAGCGTCGTGAACATCTTCGTGGCGTCGTCGATGCTGCAGTTCATTGTGTCGGTTGTCGGCGTGCTGATCTTCGCAGGCCTGACTGCCTACGATACCCAGCGGTTGAAGAACGACTACATCTACGGTTACGCCTCGCAGGGTGGCGATATCGCCGAGCGCGCGGCGATCACCGGTGCCCTGTCGCTCTACTTGAACTTCATCAACCTGTTCACGCTGCTGCTGCAGCTGCTCGGACAGCGCGAATAA